A region of Culicoides brevitarsis isolate CSIRO-B50_1 chromosome 1, AGI_CSIRO_Cbre_v1, whole genome shotgun sequence DNA encodes the following proteins:
- the LOC134831278 gene encoding cytochrome P450 9e2-like gives MWFPLILGLLSTIYYYIIRNRDFFLRKNVPFVKSAPLFGTSWKAIFGFESYFAYYRRIYQKFPENKFFGVFELLQPVFVIRDPALYRKIFITNFDHFMNRRLMVDREVDPVGGLLIGVVRNEEWRRLRNITSPAFTANKLKFILTLVNGTMKRINEDLGQKITKKGNFRFEAIDFYTRCATDLIAHTTFGLNVNSINEENNEFYLMGKKLTDFTKKFFWRATLLTALPKVAKFLEVALFDKEATKYFQGIIREIVEFRQKNDVKIPNFIQLFMEADLSFDEIVSVSTAFFFGGIDSFATLWQFMSYELAMNPEVQEKLQEEIDSVANDLKNPEEIDYEAIKKLIFMDAVIEETFRKHPSTAWLERVCNKSFTLREKTESEEEVVLNPGDIVVIPNDAIQNDPKIFEDPDKFQPERFLEKKISGEIMPFGLGPRQCIATRFALMQTKVFFFNLLSKFTIKKNEETVEEFNLVKGTMLRKVEGGILLDFVKRN, from the coding sequence ATGTGGTTTCCCTTAATTTTAGGGCTTTTATCGACGATTTATTACTACATCATCCGAAATCGTGACTTTTTCTTACGGAAAAATGTTCCTTTCGTCAAATCTGCGCCACTTTTCGGCACAAGTTGGAAAGCAATTTTCGGTTTCGAGTCATATTTCGCGTATTATCGAagaatttaccaaaaatttccagaaaataaattttttggcgtcTTCGAGCTACTTCAACCCGTGTTTGTAATTCGCGATCCGGCACTTTAtcgcaaaattttcatcacaaaTTTCGATCATTTCATGAATCGACGTCTCATGGTCGATCGTGAAGTCGATCCTGTAGGCGGATTGCTGATTGGAGTCGTTCGGAACGAGGAATGGCGTCGTTTACGGAATATTACGAGCCCCGCATTCACTGCGAACAAGCTGAAGTTCATTCTGACCCTCGTAAATGGCACGATGAAGCGAATTAATGAAGATTTAggacaaaaaattacgaaaaaagggAATTTCCGGTTTGAAGCAATCGATTTTTATACGAGATGTGCCACAGATTTGATCGCGCACACGACTTTCGGGTTAAATGTGAACTCAATTAACGAGGAAAACAACGAATTTTACTTGATgggcaaaaaattgacagatttCACGAAGAAATTCTTCTGGAGAGCGACTTTGCTGACAGCTTTGCCCAAAGTAGCGAAATTTTTGGAAGTTGCGCTGTTCGATAAGGAAGCGACGAAGTATTTTCAAGGCATTATTCGTGAAATTGTGGAGTTTCGACAGAAAAACGACGTTAAAATAccgaattttattcaattattcatGGAAGCTGACCTAAGTTTTGACGAAATTGTGTCGGTATCGACGGCTTTTTTCTTCGGGGGCATCGATTCGTTCGCAACTTTGTGGCAATTTATGTCTTACGAGCTCGCGATGAACCCAGAAGTGCAAGAAAAGTTACAAGAAGAGATCGATTCGGTCGCAAACGACTTGAAAAATCCCGAAGAAATCGATTACgaagcaataaaaaagttaattttcatgGATGCCGTTATTGAAGAGACTTTTCGCAAACATCCCTCGACGGCATGGCTTGAACGGGTTTGCAATAAATCCTTTACGTTGCGAGAAAAAACTGAATCCGAGGAAGAAGTTGTGCTAAATCCGGGAGATATTGTCGTAATTCCGAATGATGCGATTCAAAATgatccaaaaatatttgaggatCCGGACAAATTTCAACCAGAAAGATTTttggagaagaaaatttcggGAGAAATAATGCCGTTTGGATTGGGACCGCGTCAATGCATTGCAACGAGATTTGCTTTGATGCAGacgaaagttttcttttttaatttgttgtcGAAGTTTACGATTAAAAAGAACGAAGAGACGGTTGAGGAGTTTAATTTGGTCAAAGGAACTATGCTGAGAAAAGTTGAAGGAGgaattttgttggattttgtgaaacgaaattaa